The Heterodontus francisci isolate sHetFra1 chromosome 43, sHetFra1.hap1, whole genome shotgun sequence genome window below encodes:
- the LOC137355796 gene encoding sphingosine 1-phosphate receptor 2-like: MKVVLKGRSHYALEGINCLLQPETFVEMGGMPCTVPSSSFNNYYSKDLIRFHYNQTGKLEDPKYETQDLSTISVLFIILCSFIILENLLVLVAICRYKKFHSAMFYFIGNLALSDLFAGVAYIFNIVFSGSRTMTLTPLQWFFREGTMFVALAASVLSLLAIAIERHAAIVKVKLYSSDKNSRMCLLIGSCWIASVLLGGLPVMGWNCLCHLNGCSTVLPLFSKNYILFCITILSVILLSIVILYVRIYLIVRSSHCETTAPQTLALLKTVTIVLGVFIVCWAPTFIILLLDFAYTGSNCKILYKAEYFLGLATLNSAMNPIIYTLRSRDMRRAFVRVLCCCTMMEKKGRMESCFPSLRHSGTLDRSYHKHKATDSPTLPECTTFV; encoded by the coding sequence ATGAAAGTGGTGTTAAAAGGCAGGAGCCATTATGCCCTTGAAGGAATCAACTGCCTACTGCAGCCAGAGACTTTTGTAGAAATGGGGGGAATGCCATGCACTGTGCCATCGAGTTCCTTTAACAATTATTACAGCAAGGATTTAATACGTTTTCATTATAACCAAACCGGGAAGCTTGAGGACCCCAAGTATGAGACCCAGGACCTGAGTACAATCTCTGTTCTCTTTATCATTTTGTGTTCTTTCATCATCCTTGAAAACCTACTGGTCTTGGTGGCCATCTGTAGATATAAGAAGTTCCACTCGGCCATGTTTTACTTCATTGGGAACTTGGCACTCTCTGACCTGTTTGCAGGAGTTGCTTACATCTTCAACATTGTGTTTTCAGGCAGCCGCACCATGACACTGACCCCGCTGCAGTGGTTTTTCCGGGAGGGCACCATGTTTGTCGCGCTGGCAGCATCAGTCCTCAGTCTGTTGGCCATCGCCATTGAGAGACATGCTGCCATTGTGAAAGTCAAACTGTACAGCAGTGACAAGAATAGTCGGATGTGCCTGCTGATTGGAAGCTGTTGGATCGCCTCTGTGCTGCTGGGTGGGCTGCCCGTAATGGGCTGGAACTGCTTATGCCATCTGAATGGTTGTTCCACCGTGCTCCCTCTCTTCTCCAAGAATTACATTCTTTTCTGTATCACCATCCTCAGCGTTATCCTTCTGTCCATCGTTATCCTTTATGTGCGGATTTATCTGATTGTCCGATCcagccactgtgaaaccacagctcCACAGACCTTGGCATTATTGAAGACAGTGACAATTGTACTTGGAGTGTTTATTGTTTGCTGGGCACCAACCTTCATCATCTTACTGCTGGACTTTGCCTACACAGGCAGCAATTGCAAGATTCTGTACAAAGCAGAATATTTCCTGGGCCTGGCTACCCTCAACTCTGCCATGAACCCCATCATTTACACGCTGAGGAGCAGGGACATGCGCAGGGCGTTTGTGCGTGTCCTGTGCTGCTGTACCATGATGGAAAAAAAGGGCAGGATGGAGAGCTGCTTCCCTAGTCTTCGCCATTCTGGTACATTGGACCGGTCTTACCATAAACACAAGGCCACAGACTCGCCCACGTTGCCGGAATGCACGACATTTGTGTGA